A window from Sphingopyxis alaskensis RB2256 encodes these proteins:
- a CDS encoding LacI family DNA-binding transcriptional regulator: MSERANIRDVAAKAGVAVKTVSRVLNGHPYVSEETRRRVETAMAQLDFRPSVAARILSGAKSNQIALIYDNHSPYYMFQIQTGCWQLCKERGIRLLAQPVDVADPGVGDQVRGLVTETHVDGIILSSPVTDCEAVLAALETLDIPFVRISPGTNHSLTSSVFMDDVQAADDMTTHLINVGHRRIGFVKGHPNHRASDDRLYGYRRALDRVGIAFEPGLVCDGEFDFDSGVAAGRFLLGLDNPPTAIFAANDDMAAGVLAVAHDRGIELPSELSVAGFDDTTLSRTVWPPLTTIHQPMAELARTATRILIEGGDISHHRLPHTLVERASVAPPARNPL; the protein is encoded by the coding sequence ATGAGCGAGCGGGCCAATATCCGGGACGTCGCCGCCAAGGCGGGTGTGGCGGTCAAGACAGTGAGCCGCGTGCTCAACGGTCATCCCTATGTCAGCGAAGAGACGCGGCGCCGCGTCGAGACGGCGATGGCGCAACTCGATTTCCGCCCAAGCGTTGCGGCGCGCATCCTGTCGGGAGCGAAATCGAACCAGATTGCGCTGATCTATGACAATCACAGCCCCTATTACATGTTCCAGATCCAGACGGGTTGCTGGCAACTTTGCAAGGAACGTGGCATCCGCCTGCTGGCGCAGCCGGTCGATGTGGCGGATCCCGGCGTCGGGGACCAGGTGCGCGGGCTTGTCACCGAAACGCATGTCGACGGCATCATTCTGTCCTCTCCCGTGACCGATTGCGAAGCAGTGCTCGCAGCGCTCGAGACGCTCGATATCCCGTTCGTTCGCATTTCACCGGGGACAAACCATTCGCTGACCAGCTCGGTGTTCATGGACGACGTACAGGCGGCGGACGACATGACGACGCATCTGATCAACGTCGGCCATCGGCGGATCGGGTTCGTCAAGGGCCATCCAAACCACCGCGCCTCCGATGACCGCCTGTACGGATATCGCCGGGCGCTCGATCGCGTCGGCATCGCGTTTGAGCCCGGCCTCGTCTGTGACGGCGAGTTCGATTTCGACAGCGGGGTGGCGGCGGGACGCTTCCTGCTCGGCCTCGACAATCCACCGACCGCGATCTTTGCGGCGAATGACGATATGGCCGCCGGCGTCCTCGCGGTCGCGCATGACCGCGGCATCGAGCTGCCTTCGGAGCTTTCGGTCGCGGGTTTCGACGACACGACCCTGTCGCGAACGGTGTGGCCACCGCTCACCACCATTCATCAGCCGATGGCCGAACTGGCGCGCACCGCGACGCGAATACTGATCGAGGGTGGCGACATCAGCCATCACCGCCTTCCCCACACCCTTGTCGAGCGCGCTTCGGTCGCGCCACCTGCCAGGAATCCTCTATGA